A window of the Radiobacillus deserti genome harbors these coding sequences:
- a CDS encoding cell wall hydrolase codes for MAVVGHTEEDVKLLARLMRAEAEGDGKLGMLMVGNTGVNRVRSDCLDFTKLTSIRDMVFQSPGGFEATQKGYFYQRARDQDIKLARQVINGRKYHPASYSLWFFKPSGSCPAQWFNQWNSGRHKSHCFYSPLQSVCPNVYS; via the coding sequence ATGGCTGTTGTTGGACATACGGAAGAGGATGTTAAGTTATTAGCTCGTTTAATGAGAGCTGAAGCTGAAGGCGATGGAAAACTAGGAATGCTAATGGTAGGGAATACAGGCGTGAATCGTGTTCGATCAGATTGTCTAGACTTTACGAAATTGACCTCTATAAGAGACATGGTTTTCCAAAGTCCAGGTGGGTTTGAAGCGACACAAAAAGGTTATTTTTATCAGCGGGCAAGAGACCAGGATATAAAGCTAGCTCGGCAAGTAATAAATGGTAGGAAGTATCATCCCGCTAGTTATTCTTTATGGTTTTTCAAACCTTCTGGGTCCTGTCCTGCACAGTGGTTTAACCAATGGAATTCAGGTCGCCATAAGTCCCATTGTTTTTATTCACCACTACAATCAGTCTGTCCAAATGTGTATTCCTAA